A window of Streptomyces armeniacus contains these coding sequences:
- a CDS encoding NACHT domain-containing protein, translating into MARIVGQVWRRRSRLVLFALLAFASLWLGWALIRADQDSAQELTGMAGMFAGLWSLGAAVAQLLPPPPPPPDADEAADRLAATVQEQWWDEVSARELREPQVIPLAWAATRRPVAAPPETVVSTVEGRVLRLSLQGRLEGDFPAAAARLAEGYRQVSSGRLVVLGEPGAGKTVLALMLTLGLLDDRPARTPVPVLLSVSSWDPVNDSLDDWIVDTLATSYYGGRSQVPRLLLDRRMLLPVLDGLDEIPEVARRTAVRALNEACGEGRGVVVTCRAAEYQDVIEGGSPALRRAPVVEVAPVAVPDAVAYLNEVNWPEGVDWEPVHAHVREHPDGPVATALSTPLALSLARAVYRHCGLDPTELLEFNGRHAVEDHLVDHIIPAAYAPPPGTLPGQGDGDWQREARQAEKWLTYLATYLHRHRERDLAWWHMSSRLLSRWAGLLVGIGIGMLTMLGMAAVRVAGQDVNYEIVLAFGLVAAVLAMLTWYAAPPDRRPGRVSLSFRGSLRRLWGGFRTGFVLASLVAVTVLGTVGIVMTFTDGWSSQTLAEFLRIAAFVLGAVIALGLAFAVYAWLDAPSAHSTHAAPLDLVRQDRSSSLAGAGLAGTVLGASALPLITLTVSVVYMVFLALTGWSAEPRFTDVLPRVIDETGATTPPSRPSPPPCCPGPSSRC; encoded by the coding sequence ATGGCTCGGATTGTGGGGCAGGTGTGGCGCAGGCGATCCCGCCTGGTGCTGTTCGCGTTGCTGGCGTTCGCATCGCTCTGGCTGGGGTGGGCGCTGATCAGAGCGGACCAGGACTCCGCGCAGGAACTGACCGGCATGGCCGGCATGTTCGCCGGGCTGTGGTCGCTCGGTGCCGCGGTCGCCCAGCTGCTGCCCCCGCCCCCTCCTCCACCGGACGCGGATGAGGCCGCCGACCGTCTGGCGGCCACGGTGCAGGAACAGTGGTGGGACGAGGTGTCCGCCCGGGAGTTGCGCGAACCGCAGGTGATCCCGCTGGCGTGGGCCGCCACCAGGCGGCCGGTGGCGGCACCACCGGAGACCGTGGTCTCCACGGTCGAGGGACGCGTACTGCGGCTGTCCCTCCAGGGCCGGCTGGAAGGCGACTTCCCCGCGGCCGCGGCCCGGCTGGCCGAGGGATACCGGCAGGTGAGCAGCGGCCGGCTGGTGGTGCTGGGGGAGCCGGGCGCCGGGAAGACGGTCCTGGCCCTCATGCTGACGCTCGGCCTGCTGGACGACCGCCCCGCGCGGACCCCGGTCCCGGTGCTGCTGTCCGTCTCGTCCTGGGACCCGGTCAACGACTCGCTGGACGACTGGATCGTGGACACCCTGGCCACCTCCTACTACGGCGGCCGGTCCCAGGTCCCGCGCCTGCTGCTGGACCGGCGGATGCTGCTGCCCGTCCTCGACGGGCTGGACGAGATCCCCGAGGTGGCCCGGCGCACCGCCGTACGAGCCCTCAACGAGGCGTGCGGCGAAGGCCGCGGCGTCGTGGTGACCTGCCGGGCCGCCGAGTACCAGGACGTGATCGAGGGCGGCTCGCCCGCGCTGCGCCGCGCGCCGGTCGTGGAGGTCGCGCCCGTGGCGGTGCCGGACGCCGTGGCCTACCTCAACGAGGTGAACTGGCCGGAAGGTGTGGACTGGGAACCCGTCCACGCCCACGTACGGGAGCACCCCGACGGCCCGGTGGCCACCGCCCTGTCCACCCCGCTGGCGCTCTCCCTCGCCCGTGCCGTCTACCGCCACTGCGGCCTGGACCCCACCGAACTCCTCGAATTCAACGGCCGGCACGCCGTGGAGGACCACCTCGTCGACCACATCATCCCCGCGGCCTACGCACCGCCGCCGGGCACCCTCCCCGGCCAGGGGGACGGCGACTGGCAGCGGGAGGCGCGGCAGGCCGAGAAGTGGCTGACGTACCTGGCGACCTACCTCCACCGGCACCGGGAACGCGATCTGGCCTGGTGGCACATGAGTTCCCGACTGCTCTCCCGCTGGGCGGGGCTGCTGGTCGGCATCGGGATCGGGATGCTGACCATGCTCGGGATGGCCGCCGTGCGTGTGGCCGGGCAGGACGTGAACTACGAGATCGTGCTCGCTTTCGGCCTGGTGGCCGCCGTGCTGGCGATGCTCACCTGGTACGCGGCGCCGCCGGACCGGCGGCCGGGCCGGGTCTCGCTGTCGTTCCGCGGGTCACTGCGCCGGCTGTGGGGCGGGTTCCGCACCGGCTTCGTTCTCGCGTCCCTGGTGGCGGTGACAGTGCTGGGCACCGTCGGCATCGTCATGACGTTCACCGACGGCTGGTCCTCGCAGACCCTGGCCGAGTTTCTCCGGATCGCCGCGTTCGTCCTCGGGGCCGTGATCGCCCTGGGTCTGGCGTTCGCCGTCTACGCGTGGCTCGACGCCCCTTCGGCACACTCCACCCACGCGGCACCGCTGGACCTCGTACGCCAGGACCGCAGTTCGTCCCTGGCGGGGGCAGGGCTGGCCGGGACCGTGCTGGGGGCCAGCGCACTGCCGCTGATCACGCTGACCGTCTCCGTCGTCTACATGGTCTTTCTGGCGCTGACGGGCTGGTCGGCTGAGCCCCGGTTCACCGATGTCCTGCCCCGGGTGATCGACGAGACGGGGGCTACGACACCTCCGAGTCGGCCCTCGCCACCACCTTGCTGCCCGGGGCCGTCTTCGCGGTGCTGA